ACTCGATAGCTCTTTTTTACGGAAGTAATTGGATTAATGGgtatttactttttcatttcagaaatcacATGATGGCAATAATTCAGCCAGACATTTCTAGAGCAGCATTTCATCCTGTGCACCAAGCATTCCTTATCGAGCAACCAAAAGCATGGATTCAAGTGGTGAGGGCTTTTCTGAATCTGATGACGAAAGCTGTTTGTGGAAACCAAAACGACAGAAATGTTTCAACCTTCTCCCTGCTAAATATGAGCTTTTTCAGCTTAGCCAGAGCCACCAAAAACAAACTGTTCTAGGCAGTAAGAAGGTCAACAACACTTGGGGTGTGGTGCTCCAGGAGCAGAATTGGGGTGCAGTGGCTACTGACCTTGGGATTCTAGGAATGGATGGTAGTGTTGACAGAAGCAGGCAGCCTGAGACTTACAATTATTTATTGGCTAAAAAGCTGATGAAAGAAGCTCAGCAAAAGGAGGCAGAGACTTTAGATAAAGAGCTGGATGAATACATGTGTGATGACAAGAAAACACTGccaacagaagaagaaaatagagaatgttttctgaaatggaaacagcCTGTAAAAGATAGACTGggtgaaagacaagaaatgaaCCATAAAGGAAGGTATGAGATAACagaagaagattctgaggagaAAGTGACGGATGAAATTGCTTATAGGTGAGTTTAATATAGTATCTCTTCACTTTCTTAGTTAATGGTAAAACTGTTAAcggaaaagaaggaaaaagctttcttacTACTAAATGTGTCAGACGTCATACCAAACTATGAAAGGCATGAGTGCCTTGTGCATATTTCCAGAATCCTGGGATGCAAATACAGCATTATAACTGGTATCTTGTAGAAGCATCCAGTAATACTGTCTAACATCTGATCCCATTTCCAGTTAGTTCTGAAATGAGTTTGACAAAGTCTATTAAACTTTATATTTGAGAGTTAAAATggcttgaattttattttttgagggggaaaagATTTGCCGGAATGATTTGTTTAATCGAGAGCAGTGGCAAGGAAGAATATTGTTTCTCACGATACAGATTTTAATAGTGGCCTTTCTAGGAAAAGCTGTATTATCACATGATTAAAAATGTGGATTTGAAGTTGGACAACAATGGACACTTGTGCTCCTCATGAAAATCTGGCTAGGTTATAAATCTTTGAAATTATAGATGATGGGATGCATCAATACTTGGAGAGCACAACTCCTGAAATACAAAGATTCTTTACATACATGGaacatgtgtctgtgtgtctgaaaagatgttttgttgctgctgtaACTGTAGGTTGTATCAAGGTTagacagcagcactgaaatcGAGCCTTGTCTCTTCCTGTATTATGAAATTGCACTGCAATTCTGTGGTAGTTTATGCCAGCCTACGTTGGGGTTACCAAGCTCCTGCCATGCACGCACTTACTGTCACCCACTTCTTTGCACGGTCTTGGTGTTTAGTTATTGTACACTGAGACAGTTCAGAGAACTTATCTGTCCAAagcctattgctttttttttttttttttaagggttaGTTTCCAGGCAGATTAGTTTCCAGAACCAGTTTGCTGCACAATTTCCTTTGAGCTGGCACTGGCAGCACTGGACTTAAGCTGCTACAGTCCTTTTTCAGTAGATAAATTACCCATAACATCCATGTGCAAGGGAACAAAATTAAGGTTATGTAGGGAACAAGAGTTGCAACGCTTACTAATTTTAGATGGACATCTaaataaaaattggttttgATGACCATTTGTGGGGCTAGTATTGCCTTATACAGTATTTTCGGGCCCCACGCACCCCAAGGACAGAACTGGCACAGAGGGGGAGCTTCCATGATTCAACAATAAAAGAAGACAGTCTTATCAGGGAATTAGGAATTCCCTGAGCCTGTTGGCTGGTCTAAGTCACTTGTCAGAAGAAGCTATGTCCTGCTTCCTGCTAGCCTGCCTGATAACCGTGGTTATATAAGTCTTTGTGCACCCAGATATTGGTGAATTACTGgatttgctgtcattttgaCCTGGATAATTTTACTACTGATCTGTATTTGTTACTGTACTGTTACTTGGAGATAAATTGTTTATCCCTAAAGCTGTTGTACTGGTGTCTGTTACTGTATCCCAAAGCTATAAATTGGTGGGGCCGCCCTAAACCCTTACgctatttttaatgtattacaTATGATACCTGGTATTGCCAAATACCAAAATGAATACAGCGAATAGACAGTGATTAGtgcttttttctaattttttttataggaATAGCTGTGCTGAACTGGATCAGTAGAATTATGGTTATACACATCATAAGCACTGTCGCTTAAGCTTTACTGTGCCATCTGTGCCTGGCCCACGCAGCAAACTGAAATCAAGGAGCTTTTCTGACTGTAGTGTGCcatttctattgttttttctcctccaccctTAACTTGTTCAGTTCCTGTTGTGGTGCACAGTTTCTTGTTGTTAAAGCATACCTAGGAGGATTGTGCAGGGGTAGAATGAACGCTGGGCGGAGAGGTGACTGCTTAAGCTGTCACTGCTactgttggagatatgcgagaaacaaaaccaaaggatgctatttagttaacgaggcgtgaccttgagaagagaaacaagatgacaccttaagtcagtgggtaaagacataccaagatcagcacaggggcaaccaaagagctacttgaactgtgagtgaactatcctaactaacatactagaaaacccatccttaggtagggagagccccctaccaacagaagccccttcctcacagaacatgcgcagtaaaaaaggaggacactgcgactttaagtggagatgagacttgcgagagccaataggaacgagagtaactaagcaaaactgtaaaaatactgataactgttgctcgaaaggtataaaatgctttaccgtgtgttaactgggtgtgctagctttgtggagttaccacctagctcccatctctgcgcagacatgaaataaacaaatatctcggctctgtgtgttaatcggcttttttgcacaccgggtgaaagaatcctgatttttgggacaacactaCTAACAGAAGGTCGATTTAACCAAATCTTTAAGGAATCCTGGTTACGTTAAAGCTGCCTGTATCTTTGagaaacatttccctttcttccaataatttataatttagaACTCAATCCAGTAAACAGTTAAGAAGGCATTTAACTTCCAGTACCTAATAATCCATTGAATTCGGTGAGATTAATCCCAAAGTATAAAGTTATGCTGGTAGGGTAAGCCTTTGCATGGTTAGGAGAAGTGTCATTAAAATGTGAGctttaacatttaatttcaggTAACTTCTCTCATACGACTGAAGCAGTTGAAGCTAACCTAGTTGTTCCTAAATAGTTGTCAACGTTGGTGGTCAGTCACCTTTTATTATAGTTGTGACACGTGTAACTTTGTAGCATAGTAATGTCACTTGAAGCTCTTTGGTTAGATGGTGGTTTTGATTTGTGGGCTTACTTCcccccctttctcctctctccacagtGAATTGAGGCCATGAAAGCCTCTCCCTTCATACAGACTGATGATGAAAATTTCTGTACTAGGACACTGTTACTAACAACAATccaatttatttcagtaatactgtgatttttggtttgtttgcttgtttttagggttgggggttttttttgctgtttgcatttgaTAGGTTATCATAGATTAGTCAAtagacttgtttcttttttattacatagTTCTGAATTGCATGGGATACAGGGGAACTTTTACACTTACTGTTGATTCAAATTAATTGTTGATTTAACTGTAAAGGGTGCTatcattttaattatgaaatgcaaattaattgTAACTAGCCTAAATGTTGCATTTACTGTAACCTAACTTCCTTGCTCACTTTGTGCTCACAGCAACCCCTTTGGTACAGTTAGTTTATCATGTACAGCAGGCTTTTATACTTTAATTTCAGAGGTCTGTACAAATTCTCATTTGGCTTAGTTTTTCACACATCAACAGAGGGAGAATAATCACTCAATgcatttttactgaaacaaatttaaaaaaatacatgctatATAAGTTATTGTCTCTCAGACactcagtattttgaaattaaatttaagaaGCCAAttgaaacatgttttaaaagtatAGACTCGTTAATTTTAGCACAGGTTTCTGTcccacaaaataaattattcattatgGAAGTTCCATGGCCAATTTTACTTGAGAAATTCCACTGACTGTAAAtgtgctccccccccccaggcttTGTGAGccaaagaaagatttaattGTCCAAGTagtgaaaaaaattggaaagagGAAAGCTATTGAACTGCTTGTGGAAACAGCTGAAGTGGAACAAAATGGTGTGGACTGTTCATAGTGGTAAGAAAAATGTGATATTGTGGGTTTGGAGGGCATTTTACTTGCAGAATACTTGCATAATACTATTGCATAGCTTTCACATTCTGACAAGTTTTCCCAGATTCCATGCATTAATTTACGGTCTTCCCTCATGAGTTTTTCATCtgagccataaaaaaaaaaaaaaatcatttaacgGTAAATGCTAATGTAACCTTCTGGCAGGGTTTGAGTAAACAATGAGGTTAATGAACCTGAAAATTGCCCAACTTTTGTCCTAAAATCAATATCTGATTTGCAATTATAACATTATATCAATTACTTTTGCATTCCTTTGGGATGTTTCCCTCACTTAAGAGTAAAAGATTCTAAAGCTTGAATAAAAGCTTATAATTTTAGGATCCAGATGTAGCATCTGGCCACATTACTTCATTAAGTCAGGTGGATTTTTGACACCACTGACCTATCTACTAGGTTAATCAGCATGCCATCAGAGGTCAAAATACTATGTAGTGTGCATTTCTAAGGTCACATGTGAAAAGTAACATTCAAAAAGGAATCTTAGCTTTAACGTAGGACCATTGGCTTGTGTATCTGTAGAGCAAAACTGAGTACTGATTTCTGTTGCAAATCATGGTAAAATCCTATACTTACTTACTGGTTAGGCTATCAAATTCTGcgtatgtttttgtttttattaaataatgaGCCTTAGAGGTTTTTTAGAGcaagaggtttttttgagagagaggtgggaggggaagcagTAAGTATTTCAGGCACTTGTAatatgctgcctttttttttttttttgtaaagttccatcatcaaaaaaaaaaaataaatctagctAATGACTTCTCTTAAAAGCAGTAATAGTCTTGAAGGATTAAAGTATTTATCAGCAAGTATTTACCGAGGAGATGAAAGGACACAAATCCTAGTGGAACAAATTCTTTGGCTGCAAATCAGAGTatgcagtttaaaaagcaaatcaagtatactgtttttcttggttAGGTGTTTTTTGTTACTAGGTGTCACAACCCTAAAGGGTTGCCCAGCCTGCGGGTATATAAAGATCATGACCGTGGGTTCACAGGATTCCGTAATAAACAAGGACATGGAGGCTTTATCCTCTAAATTTCTCTACTTTATTACGGATTACCACAAAAATCACCACTAGTAAGTATACCTATgattaataaagcaaatatatatatatatatataaaatatatatataaaaaaagctaTTACTGTTGAGTGCTGCTAATAATTTGTATAGCAACAATCAATAGTATAGCAGCAACAAGTATATATAATATTACAGGTTACTACAAACTTACCACTAGTAAAGCAAACTTATCAATAATATAATAGGAGATATACTTATGATAGATTgcttatatgcatatatatgtacgTTCATAATATTACCACTACCAAGCACATCAAACAGATCCCAGAAGGAGACCAAACCAATCCCAGAAGTAGGAGGACAAACCGAATGAACCCCAGAAGAAGGACCAATAAAATAACGGACAGGGTCTCACTTCAAAGATGATCTGTGTCACTGAGTCCAATAACTTTTCTAGGAAATATTGTAGAAAAGTTCGTGCAGGGAGCTCAACCTgtttaggaaaaggaaaagtacGTGCAGCATGGAGCTctcttggggggggggtgtgtccATTTTGGGTAAAAATTGAGTCATTTGTATATCACAGAGACATAAGAAGGCGCAGGACACCACCACTTTGAGCAGCCAATAGATGctgttaatttctattttttaccTGGGACAGCCAATAGATGATGATGTTTCCTGCTCTTTCAGaccagtttttatttttccagacagttttcctgttctttcagcTAGAACAACCAATAACAGTTATCGATTCTTACTTTTTCAGGATGTTTCCCCCTTTTCCAGGCTACTTTTCATCCTTTCAGATGATAAGTTGCTGCTACAGTTCCTTGGTTTTGCGCTTATCAATGGTGTCTCAGGATGTCTCCTCAGGATGTTTCTAGGTACCCAGCTCCACTTCAAAGATGCCAGCTGCGCTTCTCAAGGATGCTTCTGGTTCACAGGCCTagttcccaggctggcaggtGTTTTTTCTGTCAGTATTTCAGCAGGCATCATCTTCTGTTCAGTATTCTTCCTTTTAACCAGGTCACCTTTCTGGCTGCTCACATCACTAGGGTGATAAAAGCATATGGTGTCTACTATTGCAAGAACACACTGTGAAACTGAGCTTTCCTGTTCTTAGATCTTTTggattatattttgttttctcgTTTAGGAGAAAAGCATTGTTACCAAAAGACTTAGACAATTTGAAGGGcccctttgtgtaaactttgtacagatagagcaagcaggcttgcataccagagatgagcaagtctgcgtaccaaggacaagtaggcctacataccaaagattagcaagtaacaatatgtgataaaagggcaagatgttcctcaatatcgGTATTGTACTCccggctctgctgactgaattacaaaatgagccaaacccggagaagtccttcgtaactaggggaaaggtgaaagcggcagggggaagcacgaccaccgactcaattcaagaccgaagaaacttgcccccccacacccgtaaggagcatgcgtgctaatctacatcgcaagcggagttaatttaaatacgactgaccagtaatgaatgaaatgtttatcactagccaatgaGTGTAAACTTAGgcgtgtttttactaattgttactaattagataactggatataaaccctGTAATAATGGCATGTGGCATGCATGTTAGGTGGAGTGATCCCCCGTGCATCTGGCGCcgtaataaagaatgcctgcttTCTAAAACTCCAAATTGAGTCTTAGAGAGTTTTTCTCACCGACTTTTACGGTAACACTGCCACCAAACAACAACCAATAACCACAGACAGATTTAAGTAGAATCTAGCAGCAGTATTAAATAGCATTAAGTGTTTGTTTTGATACCATAGTAAAGCTCTATTTAGTGATTAAGTGTTGTCTGCTAAATATTAGGCTACCAATTATGGCATGCATTGTCCTATTCAGTAGATAAGAGGAAGGATATATGGTCAGGATGTCCTTGTAATAAGAAACTAGGTAGGCTTCAGTAGGTCTTTATCAGTTTTGGGTATTcgcaagaaatgcaaagcatgcAGAAGTTAACTGAGCCTGCGCAGAAGCAGAGTTCAACCAAGGGACATCGTGAGGAAGACTATCGAAGACCACCAGAGGACCCCCAAAGACCACCTGAAGAGTCAACTGCGCATGCGGATCACTCATTGAGGACGCTGcaactttaagtggagatgaggcttgcgagaaccaataggaacgagggtaactaagcaaaactgtaaaaatgctgataactgttgcttgaaaggtataaaatgctttaccgtgtgttaaccatGTATGCACGTTAGGTGGAGCGATCCCCCATGCATCCGGCGCcgtaataaagaatgcctgcttTCTAAAACTCCAAATTGAGTCTTAGAGAGTTTTTCTCATTGACTTTTACAGTAACAGTTTTACTTAAATACTCAGGAGTTTTAGTTCTGAACTATAATCTCATTGTGCTTTGTAGTGTACAAAGATGATCTGTATCAGGTATTGATAGACTGACAATGTCAAGCAACAAGACTTCAATCATAAGAGGCCGCAGTTGCAGCACAAAAACAATTTTACAATCATTAATCTCCTCCATGTCCACATTATTAAAGTCCCAGTTACActcacagaaaggaaagaagcagctatGGCTTCTACTATAGATTGTCTCTTCTTTCCAAGCCTCTGCATATTATTCTGTTGGCTTCTGAGAAGTTTAAATCTTCCCCCATGAAGGCACTAGGAGAGAGATGGAAATTCCTGGCTTGACTTTTAAGTCAAGTCATTTTGGTGCCCATCTGCAACTACACCTTGCTTTCCCTGTCACTGTCAAGAATCTCTTTGGTAGAAGAGTTTCATGGGACACCAGAGAACAACTAGACTCATCAATTACAAACTCatactttcctttttgtttctttaaagaaagttaaGAGCCCAAAAGATActggagctgcctgcagacataggaaaaaaaacagtgtacTAGTTTGCATAtgaaacatctttttcattATCAAAATCAAGATGGAGCctgtatttaactgaaaattaagtttaaataGATGCATTGGGTGTACGTAGTAAGATTTTGGTAGCAGGAGGGCTGCaagggtggcctctgtgaggtcaggggct
This sequence is a window from Gymnogyps californianus isolate 813 unplaced genomic scaffold, ASM1813914v2 HiC_scaffold_178, whole genome shotgun sequence. Protein-coding genes within it:
- the LOC127028085 gene encoding LOW QUALITY PROTEIN: phosphorylated adapter RNA export protein-like (The sequence of the model RefSeq protein was modified relative to this genomic sequence to represent the inferred CDS: substituted 1 base at 1 genomic stop codon), encoding MALGLRRIESDVKDRELSDSGMPGADSPRDPQQKSHDGNNSARHFXSSISSCAPSIPYRATKSMDSSGEGFSESDDESCLWKPKRQKCFNLLPAKYELFQLSQSHQKQTVLGSKKVNNTWGVVLQEQNWGAVATDLGILGMDGSVDRSRQPETYNYLLAKKLMKEAQQKEAETLDKELDEYMCDDKKTLPTEEENRECFLKWKQPVKDRLGERQEMNHKGRYEITEEDSEEKVTDEIAYRLCEPKKDLIVQVVKKIGKRKAIELLVETAEVEQNGVDCS